One genomic region from Leptolyngbyaceae cyanobacterium JSC-12 encodes:
- a CDS encoding hypothetical protein (IMG reference gene:2510098387) — protein sequence MKVFAIAIASGFSIATVLGVPPESAQAQFPQPGRGCQYLREVTTRQTQIRKVVATNNSNANTDFVVPTGVAFTNYLGLMIPENNERYTAEVNLKYPDNSSSTVVNRTIQARRFYLYQLTFRTPTQQQPFQVNARITGNRNTAYRIAVQACQ from the coding sequence ATGAAAGTCTTTGCCATCGCGATCGCCAGTGGGTTCAGCATAGCAACGGTTCTGGGGGTACCACCTGAATCAGCACAGGCACAGTTCCCCCAACCTGGTCGCGGCTGTCAGTATTTGCGGGAGGTTACTACGAGACAAACCCAGATTCGAAAAGTAGTTGCTACCAACAACTCAAATGCCAATACCGATTTTGTAGTTCCAACGGGAGTCGCTTTTACCAACTACCTGGGTCTAATGATTCCTGAAAATAACGAGCGATATACCGCCGAAGTCAACCTCAAGTATCCCGATAATTCGTCGTCTACAGTGGTAAATCGGACAATTCAAGCACGACGATTCTATCTTTATCAACTGACGTTCAGAACTCCAACTCAACAGCAACCCTTCCAGGTAAACGCCCGGATCACTGGTAATCGTAACACTGCCTACCGCATTGCAGTTCAAGCCTGTCAGTAA
- a CDS encoding PAS domain S-box (IMG reference gene:2510098391~PFAM: Histidine kinase-, DNA gyrase B-, and HSP90-like ATPase; His Kinase A (phosphoacceptor) domain; PAS fold~TIGRFAM: PAS domain S-box) — protein sequence MRIALLRSLRHFIANIPLRGVLVVLLVSQTVGVAILVSYLSYRSGQKAVENLGYLCLLMSSMAIALGWLAANWLETHALGIVRDVSDRKATELALQQSEARYQAIVESQSELICRSLPDTTILFVNDAYCRYFGQQREDLLGKSFLPFVDIEDQNNVTQLMQSLSFTHPIRTSENRVVVNGKMRWVQWVNQALFDDQGTIIEIQTIGRDITELKQTAAALQESNDRFRQFAEAVREGFFIFETATSQYSYLNPACINISGIPDDPSPADQDYVKGMTHWFKHIHPDDRDRIAQALQQEQRGKQFNEEYRFIRPDGELRWLRSQAFPIQDEHGKVVRIVGTVEDISDRKQVEIALQASEARYRAIVEDQSEFICRYQPDNTVTFANAAYCRYFGLDPQTVVGSRYEPLIFEADREQVSQLIRSVSWNNPTVTIENRVYSHGEVRWTQWQSRAIFNEQGKFIEFQAVGRDITEQRQMEEALRASEERFRRAFDDAPIGMSLVLPTGQFLRVNAHYCNLLGYTEAELLALTFQKVTHPADLEEDLKGFEELLSGKIHVFQMKKRYVTKQGVTVPVLMNTAPVRDQNGQVLYLVGHIQDIRDRLKVEQLKDEFISVVSHELRTPLTSIRGALGILETEILKDRPEKAKHMLRIALNNSERLVRLVDDILSLERLESGKVRLVMEPCQVADLMQQAVEGIQAIAEQAAIIFSVTPLSATMWASPDALVQTLTNLLSNAIKFSAPGSTVWLAAEFSSLTLPSSPRYPVPAVLFSVTDQGRGIPADKLNIIFEKFQQVDISDARKKAGTGLGLAICKNIVQQHGGQIWAESVLGKGSTFYFTVPLENGEGESSLNH from the coding sequence ATGCGGATTGCTCTTCTCCGTTCCCTTCGTCATTTCATTGCAAATATACCTCTGCGTGGGGTATTGGTAGTTCTCCTTGTGTCCCAAACAGTGGGAGTCGCCATCCTGGTTAGCTATTTGTCTTATCGCAGTGGGCAAAAGGCAGTTGAGAATCTGGGGTATTTGTGTCTGCTGATGTCAAGCATGGCGATCGCCCTGGGCTGGCTAGCAGCAAATTGGCTAGAGACCCACGCGCTAGGAATTGTTCGGGATGTAAGCGATCGCAAAGCCACAGAACTTGCTCTGCAACAAAGTGAAGCTCGCTATCAGGCGATTGTGGAATCTCAAAGCGAACTGATTTGCCGCTCCCTGCCAGATACCACCATTCTGTTCGTCAATGATGCCTATTGCCGCTATTTTGGTCAGCAACGAGAGGATTTATTGGGCAAATCATTTCTGCCCTTTGTGGATATAGAAGATCAGAACAACGTTACCCAATTGATGCAGTCCTTGAGTTTTACCCATCCAATTAGGACTTCAGAAAATCGGGTTGTTGTCAATGGAAAAATGCGCTGGGTGCAGTGGGTGAATCAGGCATTGTTTGATGACCAGGGAACTATCATCGAAATCCAGACTATTGGACGGGATATCACCGAGTTAAAACAAACAGCCGCTGCTCTCCAAGAAAGCAATGACCGATTCCGTCAATTCGCCGAAGCAGTTCGAGAAGGATTTTTTATTTTTGAAACAGCGACCTCTCAATATTCCTACCTTAACCCCGCCTGTATCAATATTTCAGGCATTCCAGATGATCCCTCTCCAGCAGACCAAGACTACGTTAAGGGGATGACTCATTGGTTTAAACATATTCATCCAGATGATCGCGATCGGATTGCCCAGGCGTTACAACAAGAACAACGGGGCAAACAATTTAATGAGGAATATCGTTTCATTCGTCCTGATGGAGAACTCCGCTGGTTGCGATCGCAAGCGTTCCCCATCCAAGATGAACATGGCAAGGTTGTGCGGATTGTTGGAACTGTGGAGGATATCAGCGATCGCAAACAGGTTGAAATTGCTCTGCAAGCAAGTGAAGCCCGGTACCGTGCCATTGTAGAAGATCAGAGTGAATTCATTTGTCGCTATCAGCCTGACAACACTGTTACCTTTGCAAACGCAGCCTATTGTCGATATTTTGGGCTAGATCCGCAAACAGTTGTTGGCAGCCGCTATGAACCCCTGATTTTTGAAGCAGACCGGGAGCAGGTATCTCAACTTATTCGTTCTGTGAGCTGGAATAACCCAACTGTGACGATTGAAAATCGAGTTTATTCCCATGGAGAAGTGCGTTGGACTCAATGGCAAAGTCGGGCGATTTTTAATGAGCAGGGAAAATTTATTGAATTCCAGGCGGTTGGGCGTGATATTACTGAGCAACGCCAGATGGAAGAAGCCCTGCGTGCCAGTGAAGAGCGGTTTCGGAGAGCGTTTGATGATGCGCCCATTGGGATGTCTCTGGTTTTACCAACTGGTCAGTTTCTAAGGGTGAATGCTCACTACTGCAACCTGTTGGGATATACCGAAGCGGAATTATTAGCGCTGACTTTCCAAAAGGTTACCCATCCAGCAGATCTTGAGGAAGATTTGAAAGGTTTTGAAGAGCTGCTCTCCGGCAAAATTCATGTGTTTCAGATGAAAAAGCGATATGTTACTAAGCAAGGAGTAACGGTTCCTGTATTAATGAATACAGCCCCAGTTCGAGATCAAAATGGGCAAGTCCTCTATCTTGTGGGGCATATTCAAGACATTCGCGATCGCCTCAAAGTTGAACAACTGAAAGATGAGTTTATCTCAGTGGTAAGCCACGAACTTCGGACACCACTCACCTCAATTCGGGGTGCTCTCGGCATTTTAGAAACTGAAATATTGAAAGACAGACCGGAAAAAGCCAAACACATGCTGCGAATTGCTTTGAACAACAGTGAACGTTTAGTGCGATTGGTCGATGACATTCTTAGCCTGGAACGGTTAGAGTCTGGCAAAGTGCGACTCGTGATGGAGCCGTGCCAGGTTGCTGATCTAATGCAACAAGCAGTAGAAGGGATTCAAGCGATCGCTGAACAAGCAGCTATCATTTTCTCAGTGACTCCCCTTTCCGCGACCATGTGGGCATCCCCTGATGCACTGGTTCAAACCTTGACAAACCTCCTGAGCAACGCCATCAAGTTCTCAGCACCAGGCAGCACTGTTTGGCTCGCAGCAGAATTTTCCTCACTTACCCTACCTTCCTCACCTCGGTATCCTGTACCTGCTGTTCTCTTCTCCGTTACCGATCAGGGGCGTGGTATTCCAGCAGATAAACTCAATATCATCTTTGAAAAATTTCAGCAGGTAGATATTTCTGATGCTCGCAAAAAAGCTGGAACTGGCCTGGGGTTGGCTATTTGTAAGAACATCGTGCAGCAACATGGTGGGCAGATTTGGGCAGAGAGCGTTTTGGGGAAAGGAAGCACATTTTACTTTACAGTGCCATTGGAAAATGGAGAGGGGGAAAGTAGTCTTAATCACTGA
- a CDS encoding hypothetical protein (IMG reference gene:2510098389) translates to MFSDESSSISRVEIATSVLNQALGKLSEHDYVAAQVMVAVARQVLEELQEDLAQHLQIELRLKQLLKPTF, encoded by the coding sequence ATGTTTAGTGATGAGTCATCTAGTATTAGTCGCGTCGAAATTGCAACAAGTGTTTTGAATCAGGCTTTAGGAAAATTATCTGAGCATGATTACGTCGCAGCACAAGTTATGGTAGCAGTTGCCAGGCAGGTGCTAGAAGAGTTGCAAGAAGACTTAGCTCAACATCTTCAGATTGAATTGAGGCTCAAACAACTGCTCAAGCCAACCTTTTAA
- a CDS encoding hypothetical protein (IMG reference gene:2510098395), translating into MVKQVRFLIGFTTFAIALGSSLFPDATAQNAKQTAQIEQVTPATTRSTQGSFQGRGVAQGSTFTKGRNANVVLTIDRDSFGFELAEPPGTRARVQYRGAVTRRTNTSNANGFTLDGRVRSFNSSDNLRIINNTTGTCRIEVFDARVISSSCRTVINNSSTQFLGLEQF; encoded by the coding sequence ATGGTTAAGCAAGTTCGATTTTTAATAGGATTTACGACATTTGCAATCGCCCTAGGTAGCTCGTTGTTCCCGGATGCGACAGCTCAAAATGCAAAACAGACGGCTCAAATTGAGCAGGTAACGCCTGCCACAACCCGTTCCACTCAGGGTTCCTTCCAGGGCAGAGGTGTGGCTCAGGGTTCTACCTTTACCAAAGGACGAAATGCCAATGTAGTGCTGACAATTGACCGTGACAGTTTTGGCTTTGAACTGGCAGAACCGCCAGGTACACGCGCACGAGTGCAATATCGGGGTGCAGTAACTCGTCGTACGAATACATCCAACGCCAATGGTTTTACGTTAGATGGTCGAGTTCGGAGTTTTAACTCGTCTGATAACTTGCGGATCATCAACAACACTACAGGCACCTGTCGAATTGAAGTATTCGATGCCCGAGTCATTTCCAGTAGTTGTAGAACGGTGATTAACAACAGTTCGACTCAGTTTTTAGGACTTGAGCAATTTTAG
- a CDS encoding response regulator with CheY-like receiver domain and winged-helix DNA-binding domain (IMG reference gene:2510098390~PFAM: Response regulator receiver domain), giving the protein MIKRILIVDDEEDIRDVVRVSLEEFGGWQTFTATSGMEGLQIAQTEAIDAILLDISMPDMDGFQLCEELQANPQTRKIPIVVLTAKVLPGDRDRFAKMDIAGVIVKPFDPLTIWSQIAELLDWIL; this is encoded by the coding sequence ATGATTAAACGGATCTTGATTGTGGACGATGAAGAAGATATTCGTGATGTTGTGCGAGTATCTCTGGAAGAGTTTGGTGGATGGCAAACTTTCACGGCTACCTCTGGTATGGAAGGACTACAAATTGCCCAAACTGAAGCAATAGATGCGATTTTGCTAGACATCTCTATGCCCGATATGGATGGCTTTCAACTGTGTGAAGAACTACAGGCAAATCCTCAGACTCGGAAGATTCCGATAGTTGTGTTAACGGCTAAAGTTCTACCGGGCGATCGCGATCGCTTTGCCAAAATGGATATCGCTGGTGTCATCGTCAAACCATTTGACCCGCTCACGATTTGGAGCCAGATTGCAGAACTTTTAGATTGGATTTTGTAA
- a CDS encoding response regulator with CheY-like receiver, AAA-type ATPase, and DNA-binding domains (IMG reference gene:2510098388~PFAM: Response regulator receiver domain) gives MSTKSILVIEHESSIREVLYICLSELGGWRVILSTSIQEGVDLCMSICPDAILLDTSAAETDALLFIEQLKQHSMIQSIPIILITARANWFTLKQLHQMGFAGAVTKPFDPATLAKQVSHLLGWNHSN, from the coding sequence ATGTCTACAAAATCAATTCTGGTGATTGAGCATGAATCTAGTATCCGAGAAGTGTTGTACATCTGTTTAAGCGAGTTGGGCGGATGGAGAGTAATTCTTTCAACCTCCATTCAAGAAGGAGTTGATTTGTGTATGTCAATCTGTCCAGATGCTATTCTGCTGGATACATCCGCTGCAGAAACAGATGCTTTGCTCTTTATCGAGCAACTGAAGCAGCATTCTATGATTCAATCCATTCCGATTATATTGATTACCGCGAGAGCTAACTGGTTTACTCTGAAACAGCTTCATCAAATGGGATTTGCTGGGGCAGTTACCAAGCCATTTGATCCTGCTACTTTAGCTAAACAAGTGTCGCACTTGTTGGGTTGGAATCATAGCAATTGA
- a CDS encoding heat shock protein (IMG reference gene:2510098394~PFAM: META domain), with translation MSYQSFCNPLLTGWGVVLVVGSFGVVGSFGIVTTPAIAQPLLIKPSFLQMAQSSSLTGSWRLANMTTPGFPTPMLPSTALTTEFSGGRVAGSGGCNRFNGSYTTKGNQLRIGPLASTFKACEESVMNQESMFLKALQASERYEVNSNGLQIFYKTDEGTGVLRFTSQMVRGLW, from the coding sequence ATGAGTTATCAGTCTTTTTGCAATCCATTATTGACAGGTTGGGGAGTTGTGTTAGTCGTTGGTTCGTTTGGAGTTGTTGGTTCGTTTGGAATTGTCACCACTCCTGCGATCGCCCAACCTCTTTTAATCAAACCATCTTTTTTGCAAATGGCTCAATCCTCCTCATTGACTGGAAGTTGGCGACTGGCAAATATGACCACCCCCGGTTTTCCCACGCCAATGCTTCCTTCCACAGCCTTAACGACCGAATTTTCAGGCGGGCGTGTTGCTGGTTCAGGCGGATGCAATCGCTTCAATGGTAGTTACACAACTAAAGGCAATCAATTAAGGATTGGTCCTCTGGCTTCTACTTTTAAGGCATGTGAAGAGTCAGTCATGAATCAGGAGTCTATGTTTCTAAAGGCGCTCCAGGCATCTGAACGATATGAGGTAAACAGCAACGGGCTACAAATCTTCTATAAAACTGATGAGGGGACGGGCGTATTACGCTTTACGTCTCAAATGGTTAGAGGGCTATGGTAA
- a CDS encoding response regulator with CheY-like receiver domain and winged-helix DNA-binding domain (IMG reference gene:2510098392~PFAM: Response regulator receiver domain; Transcriptional regulatory protein, C terminal; Hpt domain), with product MKILLIEDDQPTSEFLSATLSSHRYAVDAIADGSVGLALATQWNYDLILLDVLLPTLNGIEVCRCLRAQDCQTPILMLTVKDSSEDIVAGLDAGADDYLPKSSDPSQLLARVRALLRRSSRGAFTFILTWGSLCLDPVSARVTYQHRVIALRPKEYSLLELFLRHPKRVFSRSAIIDHLWAMDDTPVEGSVTNLIKDLRQRLKTAGMETDLIETVYGLGYRLKPKPSDEANFQTITDAEVVAGYALATDRESDWDRRTLQGITTIQNIAKRFRLSLEQRIAVLESVERSLQAGDLSTNQRDVARKEAHKLSGGLGTFGYGQASKIAEAIEDLLASHLNREPGMVNQFSHLLAALKQELAEPLTNVPM from the coding sequence ATGAAAATTCTTCTTATAGAAGATGATCAGCCTACTAGTGAGTTCCTTTCAGCTACGCTCTCTAGTCACCGATATGCTGTTGATGCGATCGCCGATGGCTCTGTGGGGCTTGCCCTGGCAACGCAATGGAACTATGATCTGATTCTTCTAGATGTTTTGCTTCCCACTCTGAATGGGATTGAAGTTTGTCGTTGCCTCCGTGCTCAAGATTGTCAGACGCCGATCTTGATGTTGACGGTAAAAGATTCCAGCGAGGACATTGTGGCTGGACTGGATGCGGGTGCTGATGATTACCTTCCTAAGTCTAGCGATCCGTCTCAACTGCTGGCGAGAGTGCGAGCGCTCCTGCGGCGCAGTAGCAGAGGAGCATTCACTTTTATATTAACCTGGGGATCTCTTTGTTTAGATCCGGTTTCAGCGCGGGTGACTTATCAACATCGGGTGATCGCATTGCGTCCTAAAGAATACAGCTTACTAGAATTATTCCTGCGTCACCCCAAGCGTGTTTTTAGCCGCAGTGCCATTATTGATCATTTGTGGGCAATGGATGATACGCCTGTTGAAGGCTCGGTCACAAACTTAATCAAAGACTTGCGGCAACGGTTGAAAACTGCTGGAATGGAGACTGATCTGATTGAAACTGTGTATGGGCTAGGCTATCGATTAAAGCCAAAACCCTCAGATGAGGCAAATTTCCAGACGATCACAGATGCGGAAGTTGTTGCTGGTTATGCGTTGGCAACAGATCGAGAGAGTGATTGGGATAGGCGCACCCTGCAAGGCATCACAACCATTCAAAATATTGCAAAACGATTTCGGTTATCCCTGGAACAACGCATTGCTGTGTTGGAATCAGTAGAGCGATCGCTGCAAGCGGGTGACCTTAGCACCAATCAACGGGATGTCGCTCGCAAAGAAGCACACAAACTATCTGGTGGATTAGGCACCTTCGGATATGGTCAAGCTTCAAAGATTGCTGAAGCCATAGAAGACCTATTGGCGAGTCATTTAAATCGAGAACCAGGCATGGTCAACCAGTTTTCTCACTTGTTAGCAGCATTAAAACAAGAACTGGCTGAACCACTAACGAATGTGCCGATGTAA
- a CDS encoding putative deacylase (IMG reference gene:2510098393~PFAM: Succinylglutamate desuccinylase / Aspartoacylase family): MSQSGVEASAIAAYADTMSTLAQAATVYTEDKIQGVPVISQLNVADLEPGKTHRFFIQGVQMGTGQHWYVPIVVAKGLREGKRIALITGVHGDEVSPIRAVQQIMTNLDPAEMAGTVMAAYGIARPAVEYTQSHWLSAQSGGLHFDFNRVWPGDEAGNDAPTRHAGILWNRLFKNNVDIAIDYHTVSTGSDFTMFLFADMRKSDIRQMAELFPVEQIKNDPGLRGTLETALVETEIPALTVEIGSPRIFDARKIAMTVEGSMNVLKHYNVIGGTIGRTAKEAGTFIGDALETIRATCGGYLELLVDLNDAVTPGQTVAIQRNSFGDVVAEYTTSVTGRVAIVARDALSEPGSRVMQILYNSALQNNTPSPSEISLQPVNEDV; this comes from the coding sequence ATGAGTCAGTCCGGAGTTGAGGCCAGCGCGATCGCGGCTTATGCTGATACAATGAGCACTCTGGCTCAAGCAGCTACAGTCTACACAGAGGACAAAATTCAGGGTGTGCCTGTTATCAGTCAGTTAAACGTTGCTGATCTTGAACCAGGCAAGACGCATCGCTTTTTTATCCAGGGTGTGCAGATGGGCACTGGACAACACTGGTACGTCCCCATCGTGGTTGCAAAAGGACTGCGAGAAGGCAAACGCATCGCTCTGATTACAGGAGTTCATGGGGATGAAGTCAGCCCAATTCGTGCCGTCCAGCAAATTATGACGAACCTCGACCCTGCGGAGATGGCAGGAACCGTCATGGCGGCGTATGGCATTGCTCGTCCCGCCGTAGAGTATACGCAGAGCCACTGGTTGAGCGCTCAGAGTGGTGGTTTACATTTCGACTTTAACCGGGTGTGGCCGGGTGACGAAGCCGGAAATGACGCACCAACTCGTCATGCTGGCATTCTCTGGAATCGACTCTTCAAGAATAATGTGGATATTGCGATTGATTATCACACGGTTTCCACAGGGAGTGACTTCACCATGTTTCTCTTCGCCGATATGCGCAAATCAGACATTCGGCAGATGGCGGAGTTGTTTCCAGTTGAACAAATCAAAAATGATCCCGGACTCAGGGGCACTCTGGAAACCGCTCTCGTGGAAACTGAAATTCCAGCACTGACGGTTGAAATTGGCAGTCCTCGCATCTTTGATGCCCGCAAGATTGCTATGACGGTTGAAGGCAGCATGAATGTGCTCAAGCACTACAATGTGATCGGCGGAACAATCGGTCGCACAGCGAAGGAAGCTGGAACATTTATTGGAGATGCCCTGGAAACAATTCGTGCAACCTGCGGCGGATATCTGGAGTTATTGGTTGACTTAAATGACGCGGTTACTCCAGGTCAAACTGTTGCAATTCAACGGAATTCCTTTGGGGATGTTGTGGCTGAATATACCACAAGTGTGACTGGTAGAGTAGCGATCGTTGCTCGTGATGCACTCAGCGAACCTGGCTCGCGAGTGATGCAGATCTTGTATAACAGTGCGCTTCAAAACAACACGCCATCTCCATCTGAAATTAGCCTACAGCCAGTGAATGAAGACGTCTAG